GATTTTTCCCGCCGCTAGATACCCTTGATCCGCTAGATAAAGGATCAAAAAAAAACACCCAGCGTATGACGCCGGGTGTTTTGTGTTTCAGGTGCCGAATTTGAAACGATCATTGATAACTGCGACATATCGCACAATAGTCTAAATCCCAAGTCAGGCCGCTTCGGACGAAACAGCCATGACCGGATTCAATACCCGTGCTCTATGCGAGTAGCAGGGGAAAAAACGGAGCGGCTAAGTTACAGTCGTGATTAATCGCGATCGTAACCACCACCACCGCCGCCGTAGCCGCCGCGTCCACCGCCACGACCACCGCCGCCACCGCGTCCGCCGCCACCACCACCACCACCACCGTAGCCGCCACGTCCACCGCCACCACTTTCCTTGGGACGGGCTTCGTTAACGGTCAACGGACGGCCATTATTGCTTTGATTATGCAACCCATCAATAGCGGCTTGCGCTTCTTGATCGGTGCTCATCTCCACAAAGCCGAATCCCTTGCTGCGACCTGTGTCGCGGTCCTGCATCACCATCGCATTGGTCACTTGGCCATAAGCCGAAAAGATCGTTTCCAATTCCTGCGAGGTGACACTATACGCCAAGTTTCCAACATACAAACGCTTGCCCACCACCAGCTCCTTTACAACAAACACTGACTGTGCCAGCACGAAGGCCAACACCGAAAAAACCCAACTCCACCAGCAGAGTCGGTACGCCGAAACATGAACACCCTACACCGGGCCAGCATTCCTGTCAAAACACTGCATCACGCTCGCCGATAAGTTCCTACAAATATACCCCTTGGTGCCGCACTTGTACACAAAATTCCAGAAAAACTCTCAAAATGCACAATTCGCTCAAATTCCCATCCCCCCAATTCAATTATGAGCAAACTTGAATATTCACTTACGAGCCAACGGAAGTACTACCATTTTTCCCAATGTGCCCATTTTGAAATCCCCGGCCGGATTCATGCTTATCCGTGGCCGCTGATGGATGCTCCGCAGTGTGGGGAGAGCCATTTTCGCCAGGAAAAAGGCTGGACCGCGGGACGCTTGCGTCCCCGGGGTTGGGGGAGGATTTGCCGTTCAAATGCGGGCTGACTTCCACGCCATTTCCCAAAATACGCCCCAAATGCGCCTTGCCAATCCGGCAATGCACGGTCATCCGCTCATCCGTATAGCGTTGGGATAAAACTTCGCCATGCGCATTCAAATACGCGAGTAACTTGCCATTATCCACCCCCGCCGAAATGTCCACATCGGCAAAATCGCGGGAAAGGGCGTCGCTGACCGCGGCGGCCAGCTTTCCTAGACCCAGGCCCGATTTAGCGCTAATGGGGATGGCGTTTGGATAACGAGCCTGTAGCCGATCCAATGAATCACGGCTATGGGGGTGATCCACCTTGTTC
Above is a window of Pirellulales bacterium DNA encoding:
- a CDS encoding RNA-binding protein, which produces MLAQSVFVVKELVVGKRLYVGNLAYSVTSQELETIFSAYGQVTNAMVMQDRDTGRSKGFGFVEMSTDQEAQAAIDGLHNQSNNGRPLTVNEARPKESGGGGRGGYGGGGGGGGGRGGGGGRGGGRGGYGGGGGGYDRD